The following are encoded together in the Xanthobacter autotrophicus Py2 genome:
- a CDS encoding ferredoxin (PFAM: ferredoxin~KEGG: rpe:RPE_1476 ferredoxin), translated as MVAITFIEYNGTAHQVEGPEGATAMETAVRNGVPGIVAECGGACACATCHVYVDEAWADKVGEPSEMEEGMLDFATDVRPSSRLSCQIKLTAALDGLVLNIPETQG; from the coding sequence ATGGTTGCCATCACCTTCATCGAATACAACGGCACGGCCCATCAGGTCGAGGGCCCCGAGGGCGCCACCGCCATGGAGACAGCGGTGCGCAACGGCGTGCCGGGCATCGTCGCCGAGTGCGGCGGCGCCTGCGCCTGCGCCACCTGCCATGTCTATGTGGACGAGGCCTGGGCGGACAAGGTCGGCGAGCCCTCCGAGATGGAGGAAGGCATGCTGGATTTCGCCACCGACGTGCGGCCGAGCTCCCGCCTGTCCTGCCAGATCAAGCTGACGGCGGCGCTGGACGGGCTGGTCCTGAACATCCCTGAGACCCAGGGCTGA
- a CDS encoding protein of unknown function DUF1058 (PFAM: protein of unknown function DUF1058~KEGG: rpd:RPD_0218 protein of unknown function DUF1058) — protein MRTMRPHLMRSLKALALALAVTGGAGLQPITARPAMAAEDGTSGLPVPRFVSLKADKVNVRNGPNKDHDVSWVFNRAGLPVEVTAEFETWRRIRDADGAEGWVYHSMLSLRRTALVAPWLKGETVPMRDAPNTDAKVVARLEPSVLGVVKTCDGKFCRLIGDGFDGYVQQSQLFGIYPNEKVE, from the coding sequence ATGCGCACGATGCGACCTCATCTGATGCGAAGCCTCAAGGCCCTTGCATTGGCGCTGGCGGTCACCGGGGGCGCCGGGCTTCAGCCCATCACCGCGCGGCCCGCCATGGCCGCCGAGGATGGCACCTCCGGTCTGCCGGTGCCGCGCTTCGTCTCGCTCAAGGCGGACAAGGTAAATGTGCGCAACGGCCCCAACAAGGACCACGACGTGTCGTGGGTGTTCAACCGCGCCGGCCTGCCGGTGGAAGTGACCGCCGAGTTCGAGACCTGGCGCCGCATCCGCGATGCTGATGGAGCGGAAGGCTGGGTCTACCATTCCATGCTGTCGCTGCGCCGCACCGCTCTGGTTGCGCCCTGGCTGAAGGGCGAGACCGTGCCCATGCGCGATGCCCCCAATACCGACGCCAAGGTGGTGGCTCGGCTGGAGCCCAGCGTGCTCGGCGTGGTGAAGACCTGCGACGGCAAGTTCTGCCGGCTCATCGGCGACGGCTTCGACGGCTATGTGCAGCAGTCGCAGCTGTTCGGCATCTACCCCAACGAAAAGGTGGAGTGA